AAAATCCAAGTTGACACAAACCTTCCGATGGATGCTATCCCGAATAGCAAACCTAACATTTTGGTTCACGACAAATCGAACAATACAATTACACTTATCCAGGTGGGTATCACTTCAAAAAATTGTCTCAAGCAGCTCGAAACCGAAAAGTTCTACAAATACGATTTGCTGGTAGAGAACTGGAGGCAATCACCGACCAAAAGTGAAATCTTTCCTATTGTTATGCCCTGCGACGGAATTGtatcaaaattcttcaaaaaccACCTGGATGCGCTCGGAGTGGCAAATAAAATGAAGGCATATATCCAGACATACAATTCCATCATTTCTTAACTTCACCTATATCggatttgtaaatataaatgcacTTTTAAATCTCCAAACTTTATTAACCCACCCCGAAgggctaaaaaaacaaaaagctccACAAGCGCATCGAACTATTTGATCTCGCCATATAAATAAAGCAAGCAAATAATCTCCAATAAAGTAAGATAGATGAAATTATTAACCAAAATTATCAAACTATTGACTAGCACACTCTACAGTTTCTCCCTGACTAGCCTGCTGACGTCTTCTACGACTACTCGACTTGGGATCATACAACTCCGACTTGAGAACTTGCCCATCATCACAGTAACCATAGTCCGGCCGAGGAGGCAAAATGTCCCCAATCACTTTCAAATTCTCTCCAGTATACTCATTCTGAGGAAAAGTGACgagaaatataataatgagctGTCCCTTCACCCTTCCATCCGATCCTCGCATTGGCATCCCCTCATTAGCCACAGAACGGTACGTTTCATTACCAATAACAGTTCCAGGAGGGTTGCTTATTAACAACTTCCTCTGATCCAAAGTCTGAATTATCCTCTTAAACCCGCATAAACTCTCAGCGAGTGTAATCTCCATTTTAATAATCAAATCCATGTCTTTTCTTATAAACGTGGAGTGTTCTTTCAGTTCCAACTCAATTATCAAATCACCGGCTCCACAGCCCGATTCACGTGATTTCCTTTCCCAGAAAACACCAGTCGCTTGTTTGACTTCATTCCCGGCTCAATTCTGACTCGAACCAACTCCTTAAGCACCACAATCTTCTTTCCGTTACATTTCCTGCACCGATTGCTTATAAACTCGCCCTCTCCGTCACATTCCGTGCACCGACGTTGAATTTTCTGGTAAAATCCCGGCTGTATTTGCACTGTCTGATTCATCACCCCATGTCCCTTGCAATATCCACACGTTTCTACGTTTTTCCCACCACAGCCTTAAAgtttactcaaaaatattaaCCTCCGCATTCTTCACACAAAACTTTCCGTGGAAGCTGTAAATTCCGTGTTTTTCCGGCGTAAAGTTCTTCCAGAGTTACCGTGAGGATATGGACAATGTTCTGCTCTCTAGAAATGTAAGATAATAGTTTGAGTACGTTCGGGGATCTGTTTTCTGGCCGGTAAAAAACGAGTTAAAAATATCCATAGGATTGGCAAACCCGTGGCCTCCTCCGCCTCCGGATTTAATTCCTTCTTCCCCGTATTTGTCGTATATTTCACGTTTTTCGGGGTTGATTAGCGTTTCGTAGGCGTTGGAAATTTCTTTGAACTATTTTGAGTGGATAAATAATGGTTTTATACTTTTTCACCACCTTCTGGGTTTTTGTCCGGGTGATATTTGAGAGCCAGTTTTCGGTAGGATTTCTTAAGTTCTGATTCACTACAGCCTGGTTGGACGCCGAGGATATCGTAGAATTTAGTTTCTTTGACCATCAGCAAGCACACGACGAGCACGAAACTATGGAATGATCTAGAAGCGAGAATTATTTTAATTAGGTAAGATGtaattaaaaatagtttttaatcAAATTATAATTAAGATTTAATTATTAAAGTCCAGTTAAACACCGATGCAGCTGTACTAACTGACAAGTTTGACTGCCTCGCATGTCGTGACAGAATTGCACAAATCTCCTCACAAAATAATGAACTAAAATAGTTCATTTGTTGTTCCTTGCGA
This DNA window, taken from Octopus sinensis unplaced genomic scaffold, ASM634580v1 Contig18747, whole genome shotgun sequence, encodes the following:
- the LOC115231649 gene encoding dnaJ homolog subfamily A member 4-like; protein product: MEITLAESLCGFKRIIQTLDQRKLLISNPPGTVIGNETYRSVANEGMPMRGSDGRVKGQLIIIFLVTFPQNEYTGENLKVIGDILPPRPDYGYCDDGQVLKSELYDPKSSSRRRRQQASQGETVECASQ